One Paenibacillus sp. FSL H7-0737 DNA segment encodes these proteins:
- the dapG gene encoding aspartate kinase, protein MGILVQKFGGTSLSTPQAREHVIRNVKRELASGYSLVIVVSAMGRRGEPYATDTLLDWAVQNGDSLPEREKDLLMCCGEIISATTLCGLLENEGIASTVLTGAQAGFMTDSNYGNARILDVRPERILRELREDKVVIVTGFQGQTEAGDLTTLGRGGSDTSATALGAALHADMVDIYTDVNGILTADPRIVEDAKPLTYVSYTEICNMAHQGAKVIHPRAVEIAMQAQIPVRVRSTFSENEGTLVTNPEGFNDIQSGGIVDRFVTGIAYVSNVTQISVECPDGNGTGVQLQIFKSMADNGISVDFINVTPTEALYTVFDDKSEKAISVLQQLGLRPKSLSGCAKVSVIGGGINGVPGIMARIVEALSSQNIQILQSADSNTTIWVLVKKEDMVQSLRSLHAMFELHR, encoded by the coding sequence ATGGGTATTCTGGTACAAAAATTCGGAGGAACATCACTTTCAACACCACAAGCTAGAGAGCACGTCATTCGTAATGTCAAACGGGAGCTCGCTAGCGGCTATAGTTTGGTCATTGTCGTTTCGGCAATGGGCAGACGCGGAGAACCTTATGCAACAGATACTCTGCTGGATTGGGCTGTTCAGAATGGAGATTCACTCCCAGAGCGTGAGAAGGATCTCTTGATGTGCTGTGGTGAGATTATCTCTGCTACTACACTTTGTGGCCTGCTGGAGAATGAAGGGATTGCTTCTACGGTACTAACGGGAGCTCAGGCTGGTTTTATGACAGATAGCAACTATGGCAATGCAAGAATTCTAGATGTACGTCCTGAACGTATTCTTCGCGAACTGCGTGAAGATAAAGTAGTTATAGTGACCGGGTTCCAAGGACAGACTGAAGCTGGTGATTTGACGACTTTGGGCCGTGGAGGAAGTGACACCTCTGCGACTGCACTGGGTGCTGCCCTTCATGCAGATATGGTTGATATCTATACAGATGTTAACGGGATTCTTACAGCAGATCCGCGGATCGTTGAAGATGCAAAACCGCTAACGTATGTTAGTTATACAGAAATTTGTAATATGGCTCATCAAGGAGCAAAAGTGATCCATCCACGTGCGGTTGAGATTGCTATGCAGGCACAAATTCCAGTACGCGTTCGTTCAACATTTTCTGAGAATGAAGGTACGCTGGTTACGAATCCTGAAGGATTCAACGACATCCAGTCTGGTGGCATTGTAGATCGCTTCGTAACAGGGATTGCTTATGTCAGCAACGTCACACAGATTTCTGTGGAGTGTCCAGATGGAAATGGTACGGGCGTTCAACTGCAAATTTTTAAAAGTATGGCCGACAACGGAATAAGCGTTGATTTTATTAATGTAACTCCTACTGAAGCTCTTTATACTGTGTTCGATGACAAATCAGAAAAGGCGATCTCAGTACTTCAGCAATTGGGCTTGCGTCCTAAGAGTTTATCAGGTTGTGCAAAAGTTTCCGTTATCGGGGGCGGAATTAATGGTGTACCTGGTATTATGGCGCGTATCGTTGAGGCACTTAGCTCACAAAATATTCAGATTCTCCAATCCGCAGATTCGAATACAACGATTTGGGTGCTGGTGAAGAAAGAGGATATGGTGCAGTCCCTGCGTTCGCTGCACGCTATGTTTGAATTGCACCGCTAA
- a CDS encoding dipicolinate synthase subunit B — protein MDWHGKTVGYAITGSHCTFAEVMPQIQRFVDGGANVVPIVSASVLGTDTRFGTSQNWLKQLKDITGNDIISTIVEAEPLGPSKLLDVLTIAPCTGNTTSKLANAMTDSPVLMAAKSQMRNGRPLVLAISTNDGLGLNAANIAKLLVAKHIYFVPFGQDNPEGKPNSLVARMDLIPEACYAALQGKQLQPMIIEKFHSV, from the coding sequence ATGGATTGGCACGGAAAAACAGTAGGGTATGCGATTACCGGATCTCACTGCACATTTGCGGAGGTAATGCCGCAAATTCAACGCTTCGTAGATGGAGGAGCAAACGTAGTGCCCATAGTTTCAGCATCCGTACTAGGCACCGACACCCGCTTTGGAACATCGCAAAATTGGCTAAAACAGTTGAAAGATATAACAGGTAATGATATCATTTCTACAATTGTTGAAGCGGAACCGCTGGGTCCTTCCAAGCTGCTGGATGTGCTGACGATAGCACCTTGCACTGGAAATACAACGAGTAAATTGGCAAATGCTATGACCGATAGTCCAGTGCTCATGGCTGCAAAATCGCAGATGCGCAATGGACGTCCACTTGTTCTCGCGATATCTACCAATGATGGCTTAGGTCTTAATGCCGCAAATATTGCAAAGCTTCTAGTGGCTAAACATATTTATTTTGTGCCATTCGGACAGGATAACCCTGAGGGTAAACCTAATTCGTTAGTAGCGCGTATGGATCTTATCCCAGAAGCTTGCTATGCCGCTTTGCAAGGTAAACAACTACAGCCGATGATTATTGAAAAGTTTCATTCCGTCTAG
- the dpsA gene encoding dipicolinate synthase subunit DpsA — MLTGVRIVFLGGDARQLEVIRKCVELDATVSAAGFDKWEAPCPGVSLEQMTVELLSNADVLVLPTVGCDDEGNISALFSSERLMLLEEHFAALPPHCLVYSGMAKSYLRGMCAKHSLKLIELLNRDDVAIYNSIPTAEGALVMAIQNTDFTIHSSKSMVLGLGRTGFTMARSLQGLGASVKAGVRKQEHYARAEEMGWKPFMTSELLLHVPDVDLIFNTIPSMIITAQVLSRISPHCLIVDLASAPGGCDFRYAEKRGIKAMLAPGLPGIVAPKSAGIIMANALVQSISDEALIKGDE; from the coding sequence ATGCTTACTGGCGTCAGGATCGTGTTCCTGGGCGGGGACGCGAGACAGCTTGAAGTGATTCGGAAATGTGTGGAATTGGATGCGACGGTAAGCGCTGCCGGGTTCGATAAATGGGAAGCCCCTTGCCCAGGGGTGAGCCTGGAACAGATGACGGTAGAGCTGCTTAGTAATGCAGATGTATTAGTGTTGCCTACGGTTGGTTGTGATGATGAAGGGAATATTAGTGCTTTATTTTCTTCTGAACGCTTGATGCTCTTGGAAGAACATTTTGCTGCTCTGCCACCCCATTGTTTGGTGTATAGCGGTATGGCTAAAAGCTACTTACGCGGCATGTGCGCCAAGCATTCATTAAAGTTAATTGAATTGCTTAATCGTGATGATGTAGCCATCTACAACTCCATCCCAACAGCGGAAGGGGCACTGGTTATGGCCATACAGAACACGGATTTTACCATTCACAGTTCTAAATCGATGGTACTGGGCTTGGGCAGAACGGGTTTTACAATGGCAAGAAGCCTGCAAGGATTGGGTGCTAGTGTCAAAGCTGGTGTTAGAAAACAGGAACATTATGCACGTGCTGAGGAAATGGGCTGGAAGCCGTTTATGACCAGTGAACTGTTGCTTCATGTGCCGGATGTTGATCTGATATTTAATACGATTCCAAGTATGATCATCACCGCACAAGTACTCTCACGTATCTCACCGCATTGCTTAATTGTCGACCTGGCTTCTGCTCCAGGTGGATGTGATTTTCGTTATGCCGAGAAAAGAGGAATTAAAGCGATGCTGGCACCTGGACTCCCTGGCATTGTAGCTCCTAAAAGCGCTGGGATTATTATGGCAAATGCGCTGGTTCAGTCGATATCGGACGAGGCTTTAATCAAGGGGGACGAATAA
- the dut gene encoding dUTP diphosphatase: MSYYVQINKLAGNEDVNLPCKMSEQASGYDLYAAVGSEVVLAPGERALIPTGISLAMPDGLEAQIRPRSGLALKHGITCLNTPGTIDADYRGEIKVLLINLGQEPFAIARNERIAQMVFQAVPVVTLVEVDALSETERGAGGFGHTGK; the protein is encoded by the coding sequence TTGTCTTATTACGTACAAATCAATAAACTAGCTGGAAACGAGGATGTTAATCTTCCTTGTAAAATGTCAGAACAGGCTTCCGGGTATGATCTATATGCCGCAGTTGGTAGCGAAGTCGTGCTTGCACCTGGAGAACGTGCATTAATTCCAACAGGCATATCATTAGCTATGCCAGACGGATTAGAAGCTCAAATTCGTCCACGAAGTGGACTAGCCTTGAAGCATGGGATTACGTGTTTGAACACACCTGGAACGATTGATGCTGATTATCGTGGAGAGATCAAAGTGTTGTTGATCAATCTAGGGCAAGAGCCATTTGCTATCGCTCGTAATGAGCGCATTGCCCAAATGGTATTTCAAGCGGTTCCAGTGGTCACTTTGGTTGAAGTAGATGCTTTATCCGAAACAGAACGTGGAGCCGGAGGCTTCGGTCACACTGGCAAATAA
- a CDS encoding M16 family metallopeptidase translates to MEKIVLSNGLRVVMEKIPTGRSVSFGIWVKTGSRNEHPGNNGISHFVEHMLFKGTDRYSAKDIAEQFDAIGGNVNAFTSKEYTCYYAKVLDEHLPIAVDVLADMFFRSRMDAEELEKEKNVILEEISMCEDTPDDLVHDLMCAAAYKDHPLAYSILGLKERLMEMKPDDLRAYMKEQYTIENTVISVAGNISDGLIELLEQHFGSFANHGTSAPLTPPDYYGDLLFHRKKTEQNHICLSLPGVRSGDPLQYAMVLINNAIGGGMSSRMFQEIREKRGLAYSVYSYHSSQADSGLFTVYAGTAPKQTKDVTELIKEMMYELATEGLSEDELRKGKEQLKGSLILSLESTSSRMNRIGKNELMLGKHNTLDDMIAKIQLVTMDNINSVLDNMFAEPLSLAMVGSTDKAIANVRRDDLVLLRTNQ, encoded by the coding sequence GTGGAAAAAATAGTATTATCCAATGGATTACGAGTAGTGATGGAAAAAATTCCGACCGGCCGGTCCGTTTCATTTGGAATATGGGTGAAGACAGGTTCGCGGAATGAACACCCTGGAAACAACGGGATATCCCATTTTGTAGAGCATATGCTTTTTAAAGGTACGGACCGATATAGTGCTAAGGATATTGCCGAACAGTTCGATGCTATTGGCGGCAATGTAAATGCGTTTACTTCTAAGGAATATACTTGCTATTATGCAAAAGTACTGGATGAGCATCTGCCTATCGCAGTAGATGTATTAGCAGATATGTTCTTCCGTTCACGTATGGATGCTGAAGAGCTGGAGAAAGAAAAGAACGTCATTCTTGAGGAAATTTCTATGTGCGAAGATACACCAGACGATCTTGTGCATGATTTGATGTGTGCTGCTGCTTACAAGGATCATCCGCTTGCGTATTCTATCCTTGGCTTAAAGGAACGGCTGATGGAGATGAAGCCGGATGATCTTCGTGCCTACATGAAGGAGCAGTATACGATTGAGAATACGGTAATTAGTGTAGCTGGGAACATCAGCGATGGATTGATTGAGCTGCTGGAGCAGCATTTTGGTTCTTTTGCTAATCATGGCACATCTGCGCCGTTGACTCCACCGGATTATTATGGGGACTTGTTGTTTCACCGCAAAAAAACAGAACAGAATCATATCTGTCTTTCCCTACCAGGGGTCCGCTCTGGCGACCCATTGCAATATGCTATGGTGCTTATTAATAATGCCATTGGCGGCGGTATGAGCTCACGGATGTTCCAAGAGATTCGCGAAAAACGTGGCCTAGCCTATTCTGTATATTCATACCACAGTTCTCAAGCGGATTCTGGTTTGTTCACGGTCTATGCTGGAACAGCACCGAAGCAAACTAAGGATGTAACGGAGCTAATTAAGGAAATGATGTACGAACTTGCTACTGAGGGTCTTAGTGAAGATGAACTGAGAAAAGGCAAGGAGCAGCTTAAAGGTAGCCTTATTCTTAGCCTGGAAAGCACTAGTAGCCGGATGAATCGGATTGGAAAAAATGAACTTATGCTCGGAAAACATAACACATTAGACGATATGATCGCCAAGATTCAGTTAGTAACGATGGACAATATCAACAGTGTGCTTGATAATATGTTTGCTGAGCCGCTTTCTTTAGCGATGGTAGGTTCAACAGATAAAGCTATTGCAAATGTTAGGAGAGATGATCTTGTCTTATTACGTACAAATCAATAA